In the genome of Bradyrhizobium sp. CIAT3101, one region contains:
- a CDS encoding prepilin-type N-terminal cleavage/methylation domain-containing protein, protein MSRRISSRRHSEAGFTMIEAVVALALVSIVLAAIGSLVARNVRGAQQLEQHTALMQTARLIASRLPQGGQPLPTELGGREAGYRWQMRISPFVDDETAVPDSPFIPRRIELRVQSPTGAIVSLETVRLQYREEPRQ, encoded by the coding sequence TTGTCGCGCAGGATATCGTCCAGGCGTCACAGTGAAGCCGGCTTCACGATGATCGAGGCGGTGGTCGCGCTGGCGCTGGTGTCGATCGTGCTGGCCGCGATCGGCTCACTCGTCGCCAGGAACGTGCGCGGCGCGCAGCAGCTCGAGCAGCATACCGCGTTGATGCAGACGGCGCGGCTGATCGCATCACGTCTGCCGCAGGGCGGTCAGCCGCTTCCGACCGAGCTTGGGGGCAGGGAGGCCGGCTATCGTTGGCAGATGCGGATCTCGCCATTCGTGGATGACGAGACAGCGGTTCCGGATTCACCGTTCATCCCGCGCCGCATCGAGCTGCGCGTGCAGTCGCCAACCGGTGCGATCGTTTCGCTCGAGACCGTGCGCCTGCAATATCGCGAGGAGCCGCGCCAATGA
- a CDS encoding general secretion pathway protein GspJ encodes MFEALVAIALMGLVLGALASVTGEWLPPWNRGLLQTQRNEQMTIALDRLAADLSAAEFVTADRTSNRALFRGDEAAVTFVRSALGPNNRSGLEIVRIAETSDRKGRVLVRSRAPFVLLPTGDPLVDPIPFADPVVLLRAPFRVTFAYDGAGGGWTGKWPSWASMPAAVRFDIRDGDRGIVLSTAVRIRAEMGAPQPDRADDAAPAEAQVKPNNNAPEAR; translated from the coding sequence ATGTTCGAAGCCCTCGTCGCCATTGCTTTGATGGGATTGGTTCTCGGCGCGCTGGCGAGTGTGACGGGCGAGTGGTTGCCGCCGTGGAATCGGGGCCTGCTCCAGACCCAGCGCAACGAGCAGATGACGATCGCGCTCGATCGCCTGGCGGCCGACCTGTCCGCGGCCGAGTTCGTCACGGCTGATCGAACCAGCAACAGGGCGCTGTTTCGAGGTGACGAGGCCGCCGTCACCTTCGTGCGCTCAGCACTGGGTCCGAACAACCGCTCGGGCCTGGAGATCGTGCGGATTGCCGAAACGAGCGACCGCAAGGGTCGGGTGCTGGTGCGATCGCGCGCACCTTTCGTCCTGCTCCCGACTGGGGATCCGCTGGTTGATCCGATACCGTTCGCGGATCCGGTCGTGCTGCTGCGCGCGCCATTCCGCGTCACCTTTGCGTATGACGGCGCCGGTGGGGGGTGGACCGGCAAGTGGCCGAGTTGGGCCAGTATGCCTGCCGCAGTTCGCTTCGACATTCGTGACGGTGACCGCGGAATCGTACTTTCGACCGCCGTCCGTATACGCGCTGAGATGGGAGCGCCGCAGCCAGACCGTGCCGATGACGCTGCCCCTGCGGAGGCTCAAGTCAAACCGAATAACAATGCGCCGGAGGCAAGGTGA
- a CDS encoding type II secretion system protein GspK, with amino-acid sequence MTKTSATIQGSRSGQRGFIVVAALWLLAALAALALVSSAYMTQSAISLAALDAPVQLGMISSAGVEMTAYRLSAPAAVSRPTHGGFAFRLANASVTIEYQAESARINLNMAPQSMISGLFSALGIEPDTAGQLANRVVAWRSAPRHNGQDSEDALYVAAGLNYLPRHAPFSSVDELALLLGAPATLLQQARPYLTVYSGTAAINVLDAAPQVISALPEMSSTKLDAFLNQRDSLPSTDPEFVLGALGGRVAGASVAGSDAYRVRMQIILPDGRKSISEGVIMLSGPGAKTAYRVLTWRDEIDPATGAAQR; translated from the coding sequence GTGACCAAGACCTCCGCAACGATCCAAGGTTCGCGCTCCGGTCAGCGCGGGTTCATTGTTGTCGCTGCCCTGTGGCTGCTCGCTGCGCTGGCAGCGCTTGCCTTGGTGAGCTCGGCGTACATGACGCAGTCGGCGATTTCGCTCGCCGCGCTCGATGCGCCCGTGCAGCTCGGGATGATATCATCGGCCGGCGTCGAAATGACCGCTTACAGGCTCTCGGCTCCCGCTGCGGTTTCGCGCCCGACGCATGGCGGATTTGCCTTCCGGCTGGCGAACGCGAGCGTGACGATCGAGTATCAGGCGGAGTCGGCACGCATTAATCTCAACATGGCTCCTCAGTCCATGATCAGTGGCCTGTTTTCAGCCCTCGGCATAGAGCCCGATACGGCCGGTCAACTTGCCAACAGAGTGGTCGCGTGGCGGAGCGCGCCCCGGCACAACGGGCAGGACAGCGAAGACGCGCTGTACGTCGCCGCCGGGCTGAACTACCTGCCACGCCATGCTCCCTTCAGTAGCGTCGATGAACTCGCACTCTTGCTGGGTGCGCCTGCGACGCTTTTGCAGCAGGCACGGCCATACTTGACGGTGTATAGCGGAACTGCGGCGATCAACGTGCTGGACGCCGCTCCGCAAGTTATTTCCGCATTGCCCGAGATGAGCTCCACAAAGCTCGACGCATTCTTGAATCAGCGCGATTCATTGCCGTCGACCGATCCGGAATTCGTGCTGGGTGCGCTCGGCGGCAGGGTGGCCGGTGCGTCGGTGGCCGGGAGCGATGCTTATCGCGTTCGGATGCAGATCATCTTGCCCGACGGGCGAAAGAGCATATCGGAAGGCGTCATTATGCTTTCCGGCCCCGGCGCGAAGACTGCCTATCGGGTGCTCACCTGGCGGGACGAAATCGATCCAGCGACAGGAGCGGCGCAGCGATGA
- a CDS encoding PilN domain-containing protein: protein MSLASDITAALSMWIDTVAGIVSARLAHVKPVRRIEVAEDEAGAFAMRLSSGTKTTDGDLAPFAIEMADGAIGKELSPLWAAAVRGSVVELRLQPSRFVFRPIELPGRAAEFLDGIIRAQIDRITPWNASEALFHWTPPRDIGGDRIETTVVTTGRAAAASLAQAFSDLGATAVEISTVTSDHGRIVVLDQRGGKQAENRRLRTGLVATLATTGVLAMLSFGFGGFVADSYDMQAQQIQQRISERRAIMRGNQTGAGGSPLELLIRRKQSTPASVIVIDALSALLPQDTYATEVRIEGDKLQIVGVTRDAPSLISILEQSPHFSSAGFFAPTTHAANEPGDRFHIETKLKAYFGSGT, encoded by the coding sequence ATGAGCCTGGCGAGTGATATTACAGCAGCGCTATCCATGTGGATCGACACGGTCGCCGGCATCGTGAGCGCACGGCTTGCGCATGTGAAACCGGTACGTCGCATCGAGGTGGCTGAGGATGAGGCCGGCGCCTTCGCAATGCGGCTCTCATCAGGAACGAAAACCACCGACGGCGATCTTGCTCCCTTTGCGATCGAGATGGCGGACGGTGCCATCGGCAAGGAGCTATCTCCGCTATGGGCCGCCGCGGTTCGCGGTAGTGTGGTCGAATTGCGGTTACAGCCATCCCGCTTCGTGTTCCGTCCGATCGAGCTGCCCGGTCGCGCCGCCGAGTTCCTCGACGGCATCATTCGGGCGCAGATCGATCGCATCACTCCTTGGAACGCGAGCGAAGCGCTCTTCCATTGGACGCCACCGCGTGACATAGGCGGTGATCGCATCGAAACCACGGTGGTGACGACCGGGCGCGCGGCGGCGGCTTCTCTGGCGCAGGCGTTCTCCGATCTGGGCGCCACCGCTGTCGAGATCTCGACCGTGACATCGGATCACGGGAGGATCGTCGTGCTGGACCAGCGCGGCGGCAAGCAGGCCGAAAACCGCCGGCTGCGAACCGGCCTCGTCGCAACGCTCGCGACGACCGGTGTGCTGGCGATGCTGTCGTTTGGGTTCGGCGGGTTCGTCGCCGATTCCTATGACATGCAAGCCCAGCAGATCCAACAGCGGATTTCGGAGCGGCGCGCGATCATGCGGGGCAATCAGACCGGCGCGGGCGGCAGCCCGCTCGAGCTATTGATCCGCCGCAAGCAGAGCACACCCGCCAGCGTGATTGTGATTGATGCGCTGTCGGCGCTGCTGCCCCAGGATACTTATGCGACCGAAGTCCGGATCGAAGGGGACAAACTGCAGATCGTCGGGGTTACCCGCGATGCGCCGTCGCTGATCTCGATCCTGGAGCAGTCGCCACACTTTTCCAGCGCGGGCTTTTTTGCGCCGACGACACACGCCGCCAATGAGCCGGGCGACCGCTTTCACATTGAAACAAAGCTCAAGGCATATTTCGGGTCCGGCACATGA
- the gspM gene encoding type II secretion system protein GspM, whose translation MQKIQALLGRFPIAAAAAYLALIALFLFATIGTALDILERRSAVGAAAEILDRLEVRGAERVPAARANVNIPPGSPFLEGNSASLAGAALLQRLAAATKRVSGNTLSSQVDLLGPKSKSGFITATSSLEIDPVQLQPLLYDLEAGMPLLFIDELVIQAPSASTQGGKLRIVLGVSGQRQSQK comes from the coding sequence ATGCAGAAAATCCAGGCACTCCTCGGACGGTTTCCGATCGCGGCGGCTGCCGCCTATCTCGCTCTGATCGCTCTGTTTCTGTTTGCCACGATCGGTACAGCGCTCGACATATTGGAGCGGCGTAGTGCAGTTGGGGCGGCCGCCGAGATCCTCGATCGGCTGGAGGTGCGGGGCGCGGAGCGGGTGCCGGCCGCGCGAGCCAACGTCAATATCCCGCCGGGTTCACCCTTTCTCGAGGGCAACAGCGCCTCGCTCGCCGGCGCCGCGTTGCTCCAGCGCCTAGCGGCCGCGACGAAGCGGGTAAGCGGCAATACACTGTCGTCGCAGGTCGATCTCCTTGGGCCGAAGTCGAAGTCAGGCTTCATCACGGCAACCTCAAGCCTAGAAATCGATCCTGTCCAGCTTCAACCGCTTCTCTACGACCTCGAGGCGGGTATGCCGCTTCTGTTCATCGACGAGCTGGTCATCCAGGCGCCGTCGGCATCGACGCAGGGTGGAAAGCTACGCATCGTGCTCGGCGTCTCCGGGCAGCGGCAAAGCCAGAAGTAG
- a CDS encoding polysaccharide biosynthesis/export family protein, protein MSGPASVDVKAENTSVLPFAMVKLTPDIVHKLEKFEPSGLPGGLTDARPPSSIRFGIGDIVSVTIFEASAGGLYIPLEAGVRPGNFVNLPDQAVDNDGNITVPYAGRIRAAGRTNVQIQDDILAQIKKRAIDPQVVVTSSQQRSSLVSVFGEVRTPVRFPMPAAGAQDRITDAITRAGGISGAGWETWVVLERSGKRATLPFGNLVYFPASNVFVQPGDRIYLYREPMKFVAFGATGQQGEFNFDAWRINLTQAVAKAGGLLDLQADPASVFLYRREPRDVASQLGIDCSKYDGETVPVIFNVNFQDPAGYFVATKMQMRPFDVLYAANAPQVDITKVLNFINTAVGTADNGALLVNDIKVVRSRL, encoded by the coding sequence ATGTCAGGGCCGGCGAGCGTCGACGTCAAGGCGGAGAATACGAGCGTCCTGCCGTTCGCCATGGTCAAGCTCACCCCCGATATCGTGCATAAGCTGGAGAAGTTCGAGCCGAGCGGTTTGCCTGGCGGTCTAACGGATGCCCGTCCTCCCTCCAGCATCCGTTTCGGCATCGGCGATATCGTTAGCGTCACCATCTTTGAGGCGTCGGCCGGCGGTCTGTACATCCCGCTCGAAGCCGGCGTCCGGCCGGGCAACTTCGTCAACCTCCCTGATCAGGCCGTCGACAACGATGGCAACATCACGGTGCCATATGCTGGCAGGATACGCGCGGCGGGTCGTACCAACGTGCAGATCCAGGATGACATCCTCGCGCAGATCAAGAAGCGCGCGATCGATCCGCAAGTTGTCGTCACATCGAGCCAGCAGCGCTCATCGCTGGTCAGCGTGTTTGGCGAGGTCAGGACGCCGGTACGCTTCCCGATGCCGGCTGCCGGCGCGCAGGATCGCATCACCGACGCGATCACCCGTGCAGGCGGCATCAGCGGCGCCGGCTGGGAAACCTGGGTTGTCCTCGAGCGTAGCGGTAAGCGCGCTACGCTACCGTTCGGAAACCTTGTCTATTTCCCCGCAAGCAACGTCTTCGTGCAGCCGGGGGACCGCATCTATCTCTATCGTGAGCCGATGAAGTTCGTCGCCTTTGGCGCGACCGGCCAGCAGGGTGAATTCAACTTCGACGCATGGCGTATCAATCTGACGCAGGCCGTCGCCAAGGCCGGAGGCCTGCTCGACCTGCAAGCCGACCCGGCCTCGGTGTTTCTCTATCGCCGCGAGCCGCGCGATGTCGCAAGTCAGCTCGGCATTGACTGTTCAAAATACGACGGCGAGACCGTTCCTGTTATCTTCAACGTCAATTTCCAGGACCCTGCGGGCTATTTCGTCGCCACCAAGATGCAGATGCGTCCCTTCGACGTGCTTTATGCCGCCAATGCGCCTCAGGTCGACATCACCAAGGTTCTCAATTTCATCAACACGGCGGTCGGAACGGCCGACAACGGGGCGCTCCTCGTCAACGATATCAAGGTGGTTCGAAGCAGGCTCTGA
- a CDS encoding transglycosylase SLT domain-containing protein, translating to MSKSPPQSGAATPARQLLWPSIAVCLLAILSEQVRAQQDEAGQGTEISGAPPVDADDSAFEPLALERFAPRALTAADFPPANPLLANYSFRSSAVFGRDWRAGRAEYRQLIERESLAFGLPPALVDAVMAVESRYNPNVVGLDGEVGLMQVMLPTARMMGFAGTPSELATPEVNVHYGVQYLAGAWRRAGGDLCTATMKYRAGHGETRFSYLSVEYCTRVRAHLAANGVAITGSIPQPTFGRSSASAGGGSNGGASRGRIRTAVGSTINFAELNTRLRSAAERKLPSDLR from the coding sequence ATGTCGAAATCTCCTCCCCAAAGCGGGGCCGCGACGCCCGCACGTCAATTGCTGTGGCCCTCGATCGCGGTGTGCCTGCTCGCCATTCTGAGCGAGCAGGTGAGGGCACAACAGGACGAAGCCGGCCAAGGCACCGAAATCAGCGGCGCTCCGCCGGTGGATGCGGACGACAGCGCGTTCGAACCACTGGCGCTCGAGCGGTTCGCGCCGCGTGCGCTCACGGCTGCCGATTTTCCGCCGGCCAATCCGCTGCTTGCGAACTACTCATTCCGAAGCAGCGCAGTATTTGGTCGCGACTGGCGCGCCGGCCGTGCCGAGTATCGTCAACTCATCGAGCGTGAATCGCTCGCGTTTGGCCTGCCGCCAGCACTTGTTGATGCCGTGATGGCCGTCGAAAGCAGGTACAATCCGAACGTCGTCGGCTTGGACGGCGAGGTCGGATTGATGCAGGTGATGCTGCCGACGGCCCGGATGATGGGATTTGCCGGCACACCATCGGAGCTCGCCACGCCCGAAGTCAACGTCCACTATGGCGTCCAATACCTCGCCGGCGCCTGGCGCAGGGCCGGCGGCGATCTGTGCACGGCGACGATGAAATATCGTGCCGGCCACGGCGAGACGCGGTTCTCCTATTTGTCGGTCGAATATTGCACGCGTGTTCGCGCGCATCTGGCAGCAAACGGCGTTGCCATCACCGGCTCTATTCCGCAGCCGACGTTCGGAAGGTCGTCCGCCAGCGCTGGTGGTGGGAGTAATGGCGGCGCCAGCCGTGGCCGGATCCGGACCGCCGTCGGCAGTACGATCAATTTCGCAGAGCTCAACACGCGTCTGCGCAGCGCAGCCGAGCGAAAATTGCCCTCCGATCTACGTTGA
- a CDS encoding RNA polymerase sigma factor: protein MTIDIISNLRSLLLAEYVDFDRRLTRRLGSPDLASEALNETYLRLAGMREIGTVRSPKAYLFRIALNIATDRRRAEKRRLTSDEVDAVLEIPDDRPDAARVIEDRSDVEQLKRAIAELPERRRRVLMLSRIEGLPNREIAILLGVTVRTVETDLKQAVEHCAERLKRPVRGKFGFQRAESSHLQRYVDRGHPLVTGMGGKALGRDETKPSGRSLRSVNP from the coding sequence ATGACGATCGACATCATCTCCAACCTGCGCAGCCTGCTGCTCGCCGAATATGTCGACTTCGACCGGCGACTGACGCGCCGCCTCGGCTCGCCGGACCTCGCCTCCGAGGCCCTCAACGAAACCTATCTCCGTCTCGCCGGCATGCGGGAGATCGGGACCGTGCGCAGCCCCAAGGCTTATTTGTTTCGGATCGCCCTCAATATCGCCACCGACCGCCGCCGCGCCGAGAAGCGCCGCCTGACCTCCGACGAAGTCGATGCCGTGCTCGAGATCCCGGACGATCGGCCGGATGCTGCGCGCGTGATCGAGGATCGTTCAGACGTCGAGCAGCTCAAGCGCGCAATCGCCGAGCTGCCGGAGCGCCGGCGCCGCGTCCTGATGCTCTCGCGCATCGAGGGCCTGCCCAACCGCGAGATCGCGATCCTCCTCGGCGTCACGGTCCGGACCGTCGAGACCGATCTCAAGCAGGCGGTCGAGCATTGCGCCGAGCGCCTCAAACGACCCGTACGCGGCAAATTCGGTTTTCAGCGCGCCGAATCGTCTCACCTACAGAGATATGTCGATCGGGGCCATCCGCTCGTGACCGGCATGGGCGGGAAAGCGCTGGGTCGTGACGAAACGAAACCATCAGGTCGATCACTTAGATCCGTTAACCCGTGA
- a CDS encoding ShlB/FhaC/HecB family hemolysin secretion/activation protein, with protein MAKTEAGAAKPAPAKPAEGTPAKNATEPGKPAAPEAHFDIDEFRVEGADNLPQIEVEAAVYPFLGPNKSAQDVEKARAAVEKAYHDKGLQTVSVGVPQQDAQRGFIVLKVTESRVGRLRVKGSRYFDLKNIKDNAPSLKEGTLPNFQDVTKDIVALNRWADRRITPALRAGVAPGTVDVDLNVEDTLPLHGSVELNNKQSPSTTPLRTSVSMHYDDLWQLGHSMTWTYQVAPMNPKDAMVVSGSYLARTEIDWLSVLVYGLVSDSSVATVGGANVVGPGQVIGGRAVLTLPTKGDLFQTLSLGVDYKDFKQSLKLGSDAFDSPVTYVPLVASYGATWQGEGHLTQLNATVTTGLRGVGSSRDEFDAKRFDATASFITLHADISHTQDFAGGFQLYAKLQGQAADQPLVSSEQLSLGGQDTVRGYLESEVLGDYGVAGTLELRTPNLAQYMQQKLPNPLGESIKYNAFDEWRFFAFVDGGNARIFEPLIDQQSHFDLASYGVGMRMKSLRYLNSIIFVGMPLTSQQVTVANHPRFSFRVWGEF; from the coding sequence GTGGCGAAGACCGAGGCCGGCGCCGCCAAGCCTGCTCCGGCGAAGCCCGCAGAGGGCACGCCGGCCAAGAATGCCACGGAGCCAGGCAAACCGGCGGCTCCGGAGGCTCATTTCGATATCGACGAGTTTCGCGTCGAGGGCGCGGACAATCTGCCGCAGATCGAGGTCGAGGCGGCGGTCTATCCCTTCCTCGGTCCGAACAAGAGCGCACAGGACGTCGAGAAGGCACGCGCCGCGGTGGAGAAGGCCTATCACGACAAGGGTCTGCAGACCGTGAGCGTGGGTGTCCCGCAGCAGGACGCCCAGCGCGGATTCATCGTGCTCAAGGTCACCGAGAGCCGTGTCGGGCGTCTGCGCGTCAAGGGCTCGCGCTATTTCGACCTCAAGAACATCAAGGACAACGCCCCCTCGCTGAAGGAGGGGACGCTGCCGAACTTTCAGGATGTGACGAAGGACATCGTCGCGCTCAATCGCTGGGCCGACCGGCGCATCACGCCGGCGCTGCGCGCAGGCGTGGCGCCCGGCACGGTCGATGTCGATCTCAACGTCGAAGATACCCTTCCGCTGCATGGCAGCGTCGAGCTCAACAACAAGCAGAGCCCGAGCACGACGCCGCTGCGGACCAGCGTCTCGATGCACTATGACGACCTCTGGCAACTCGGTCATTCCATGACCTGGACCTACCAGGTCGCGCCGATGAATCCGAAGGACGCGATGGTGGTCTCCGGCTCGTATCTGGCGCGTACCGAGATCGACTGGCTCAGCGTTCTCGTCTACGGCCTGGTCTCGGACAGTTCGGTGGCAACCGTCGGCGGCGCGAACGTGGTCGGCCCGGGCCAGGTGATCGGCGGACGCGCGGTACTGACACTGCCCACGAAGGGCGACCTGTTTCAGACCTTGTCACTCGGCGTCGACTACAAGGATTTCAAGCAATCGCTGAAGCTTGGCAGCGACGCCTTCGACTCGCCGGTGACTTATGTGCCGCTGGTCGCGAGCTACGGTGCGACCTGGCAGGGCGAGGGGCATCTGACGCAGCTTAATGCCACCGTCACCACCGGTCTGCGTGGCGTTGGCTCGAGCCGCGATGAGTTCGACGCCAAGCGCTTCGATGCCACGGCGAGCTTCATCACGTTGCACGCTGATATCTCGCACACCCAGGATTTCGCCGGCGGCTTCCAGCTCTACGCAAAGCTCCAGGGCCAGGCGGCCGACCAGCCGCTGGTGTCGAGCGAGCAGCTCAGCCTCGGCGGACAGGACACGGTGCGCGGCTATCTCGAATCCGAGGTACTCGGCGATTACGGCGTCGCCGGGACGCTGGAGCTGCGCACGCCCAACCTCGCGCAATACATGCAGCAGAAGCTGCCCAACCCGCTCGGTGAATCCATCAAGTACAACGCGTTCGACGAATGGCGCTTCTTCGCATTCGTCGACGGCGGTAACGCCCGGATCTTTGAGCCGCTGATCGACCAGCAGTCGCATTTCGACCTCGCCAGCTATGGTGTCGGCATGCGGATGAAATCTCTTCGCTATCTCAACAGCATTATTTTCGTCGGTATGCCGCTGACCAGCCAGCAGGTCACCGTCGCCAACCATCCACGGTTCAGCTTTCGGGTCTGGGGAGAATTCTAG
- a CDS encoding MotA/TolQ/ExbB proton channel family protein: MSLLRFGSRRGHGLSAPVMLLLVLMAVLWPKPASAWWNDQWTLRKKITIDTGQSGAGISDAIGSAPVLVRLHVGNFRFGAAKEDGGDLRFIAGDDKTPLKHHVEKYDSLLGEALVWVGVPDLKPGTKNDIWLYYGNQKAPAAVDAKGTYDPDTLLVYHFNDRGTPAQDITAWANSAQNAVPAADGAIIGQGARLDGQTAIALPGSPSLVLAEGGELTWSIWVKMTAPQPGAVLFSRTEGANALTVGLDNGVAFVQVANGGNTQRSAGGAAIAAAGWHQVAFTAKGGQIALYVDGSQTATLAASLPTMTGVAQLGAAAAAPAAPAADAAAAPAAGDAAATPAPAPAIAAVGFAGDVDEFQIAKVARPAGFIKLEAIGQGPDQAKLISFSVDEETSGWFSGGYFGVILRSVTLDGWVVIGLLAIMAFISWYVMVDRISYLNRVSRGNELFLGHFRQTSTDIGGLLQLDSEENDPSFGGEMGKKQRKAVHGAPLYRLFAAGAQEIRRRFAGGGYRRLSPQAIQSIRAVLDSGFVRESQRLNRLMVMLTIAISGGPFMGLLGTVVGVMITFAAIAASGDVNVNAIAPGIAAALVATVAGLGVAIPSLFAYNYLTIRIKDVSSEMQVFVDEFITRIAESYELPDEPVKQAAE; this comes from the coding sequence ATGTCGCTCCTTCGCTTTGGATCACGCCGTGGACACGGCCTGAGCGCACCGGTGATGCTGCTTCTCGTTCTCATGGCAGTGTTGTGGCCGAAGCCCGCGTCCGCGTGGTGGAACGACCAGTGGACGCTGCGCAAGAAGATCACGATCGACACCGGCCAGTCAGGCGCCGGCATCAGCGACGCCATCGGCTCGGCGCCGGTGCTGGTGCGCCTGCATGTCGGTAATTTCCGCTTCGGCGCGGCGAAGGAGGATGGCGGCGATCTCCGCTTCATCGCCGGGGACGACAAGACGCCGCTCAAGCATCACGTCGAGAAATACGACTCTCTGCTCGGCGAGGCGCTGGTGTGGGTCGGTGTTCCCGATCTGAAGCCGGGCACGAAGAACGACATCTGGCTCTACTACGGAAACCAGAAGGCGCCGGCCGCGGTCGACGCCAAGGGCACCTACGATCCCGATACGCTGCTGGTCTATCATTTCAACGACCGCGGCACGCCGGCGCAGGACATCACCGCCTGGGCGAACTCCGCACAGAACGCGGTGCCCGCGGCCGACGGTGCCATCATCGGGCAGGGCGCGCGCCTCGACGGGCAGACCGCGATCGCGCTTCCCGGCTCTCCCTCGCTCGTGCTCGCGGAAGGCGGCGAACTGACCTGGTCGATCTGGGTCAAGATGACTGCGCCGCAGCCGGGCGCCGTGCTGTTCTCCCGTACCGAGGGGGCGAACGCCCTCACGGTCGGCTTGGACAACGGTGTTGCGTTTGTCCAGGTCGCGAATGGCGGCAACACGCAGCGCAGCGCCGGCGGCGCGGCGATTGCGGCCGCCGGCTGGCATCAGGTCGCCTTTACGGCCAAGGGCGGACAGATCGCGCTCTATGTTGACGGCAGCCAGACCGCAACGCTGGCGGCAAGCCTGCCGACCATGACGGGTGTGGCCCAACTCGGTGCGGCTGCGGCCGCGCCAGCAGCCCCTGCTGCGGACGCCGCGGCGGCTCCGGCCGCAGGCGATGCGGCGGCGACGCCAGCGCCTGCACCGGCGATTGCGGCCGTCGGCTTTGCCGGCGACGTCGACGAATTCCAGATCGCAAAGGTCGCGCGTCCTGCCGGCTTCATCAAGCTCGAGGCGATCGGGCAGGGGCCGGATCAAGCCAAGCTGATCTCGTTCAGCGTCGACGAGGAGACGTCGGGTTGGTTCAGCGGCGGCTATTTCGGCGTGATCCTGCGCTCGGTGACGCTCGACGGTTGGGTCGTCATCGGCTTGCTCGCGATCATGGCCTTCATCAGCTGGTACGTCATGGTCGATCGCATCTCGTATCTCAATCGCGTCTCACGCGGCAACGAGCTGTTCCTCGGGCATTTCCGCCAGACCTCGACCGATATCGGCGGGCTGCTGCAGCTCGACAGCGAGGAGAACGATCCGAGCTTCGGCGGTGAGATGGGCAAGAAGCAGCGCAAGGCGGTCCACGGCGCGCCGCTGTATCGCCTGTTCGCAGCCGGCGCGCAGGAGATCCGGCGTCGCTTCGCTGGCGGCGGTTATCGCCGGCTGTCGCCGCAGGCGATCCAGTCGATCCGCGCCGTGCTCGACAGCGGCTTCGTGCGGGAGAGCCAGCGCCTCAACCGCTTGATGGTGATGCTCACCATCGCGATTTCAGGCGGTCCGTTCATGGGCCTGCTCGGCACCGTCGTCGGCGTCATGATCACCTTCGCGGCGATCGCAGCGAGCGGCGACGTCAATGTTAACGCGATTGCGCCGGGCATCGCGGCCGCGCTGGTCGCCACCGTCGCCGGCCTCGGCGTCGCGATCCCCTCGTTGTTTGCCTACAATTATCTGACGATCCGCATCAAGGACGTCTCCAGCGAGATGCAGGTCTTCGTCGACGAATTCATCACGCGGATCGCGGAATCCTACGAGCTGCCGGACGAGCCGGTGAAACAGGCGGCGGAGTAG
- a CDS encoding biopolymer transporter ExbD: protein MQVQSESKPYDDINITPMLDLAYVLLVIFIIMTTATVQGMKVNLPKASAAPSLAQQTTKAITVANDGKLFLDTIPVTLPELEQRLVQQRALTPEFPIVVRGDAQTQYQNVVDVLDMLGRLNFTQVGMATKPVAR, encoded by the coding sequence ATGCAAGTCCAATCCGAGAGCAAGCCGTACGACGACATCAACATCACGCCGATGCTCGATCTCGCTTACGTGCTCCTGGTGATCTTCATCATCATGACCACGGCGACCGTACAAGGCATGAAGGTGAACCTGCCGAAGGCGAGCGCGGCGCCGTCGCTCGCACAGCAGACCACCAAGGCGATCACGGTCGCCAATGACGGCAAGCTGTTCCTCGACACCATTCCCGTCACGCTGCCCGAGCTCGAGCAGCGGCTGGTGCAGCAGCGCGCATTGACGCCGGAGTTTCCGATCGTGGTGCGCGGCGACGCCCAGACCCAGTACCAGAACGTCGTCGACGTGCTCGACATGCTCGGCCGCCTCAACTTCACCCAGGTCGGCATGGCGACCAAGCCGGTGGCGCGGTGA